In Lapillicoccus jejuensis, the DNA window TGAAGCCCCAGCTCGCCGAGAGCACCGCGCCGGTGAGGTAGACGGGCCGGCGGCCGACCCGGTCGGCGAGCCGTCCGACGAGCGGGATGACGGCGAAGTGCACGAGGTGCGCGATGCCGATGACGCCGAGGATCGAGGCCGTCTTCATCTTCAGCCCGGTGCCGAGGTAGACGATCGAGAAGCTCACGACGAGGTAGTAGAGGATGTTCTCGGCGAAGCGCAGGCCCATCCCGACGAGGATGCCGCGGGGGTGGCGGCGGACGACCTCGAGGGCGCCGTACGGGCGGTCGTCGTGGGCGATGGCCTCGCGGGCCTCCTCGAACAGGCGCGACTCCGAGACCGTACGACGCACCAGCGCGCCGACGAGGACGACGACCGCCGAGAGCCAGAAGGCGACCCGCCAGCCCCAGGCGAGGAACGCGTCGTCGGACAGGGTCCGCGACATGACCCACAGCACCGCGGTGGCGAGCAGGTTGCCGGCCGGGACGGCGGCCTGCGGCCACGACGCCCAGAACGCGCGGTCGCGGTCGGGCGCCTGCTCGGCGACGAGGAGCACCGCCCCGCCCCACTCGCCGCCGATGGCCAGGCCCTGGACGAAGCGCAGCAGCACCAGCAGGATCGGCGCCCACACGCCGATGCTCGCGTAGGTCGGCAGGCAGCCCATGGCGACGGTCGCGGCGCCGATGAGCCCGATGGTCAGCTGCAGCGTGTGCTTGCGCCCCAGCCGGTCGCCCAGGTGGCCGAAGACGACCCCACCCAGCGGGCGGGCGAGGAAGCCGACGGCGTAGGTGACGAAGGCGCCGATGACCGCGTCGTACTGGTTGTCCATGTGCGGCAGCAGGACCTTGCTGAAGACCAGCGTGGCCGCCGTCGCGTAGAGGAAGAAGTCGTACCACTCGACCACGGTCCCGGCCATCGAGGCGCCGACGAGGCGGCGCAGGCCGGGTGGGGTGCCGCCTGCGCCGCCGGGAGCGTCGCCGGCGCCGGGGCCGGCCGGGCGGGTGGGGGTGGGGGGTGCGCTCATGCGGGCTCTCCGTCGTCGTCGGTGACGTGTGCGCCAGCGACGCACCGCGACGATGATGCAGGTGCGGTTACGCTCACGCCATGGCCAAAGAGGCACCGGCGGTGTGCGAAAACGCAGATCCCGCCTCGTCGGTGCGGGGGTCGGCGCCCAGCCCCGACCTGCTGCTCGTGCTGCTCGAGGTGGCCCGCAGCGGCCGCTACACGGCCGCCGCGGCCACGCTCGGGATCGACCACACGACCGTCGCCCGCAGGATCGCCGCGCTCGAGAAGGCCGCCGGCGGGCGGGTGCTCGCGCGCTCGGCCGGCGGCTGGGCGCTGACCCCGCTCGGCGAGCGGCTCGCCGTGGTCGGGCAGCAGGTGGCGGACGTCCTGCGCGGGGTCGGTCCCGACGGCGCGGTCGTCGACGCGGTCGCCGGGACGGTGCGCGTGACGGCGACGGACGGGTTCAGCGCCTACATCGCCTCACCGGCGGTCGCGGCGCTGCGGCGCGAGCACCCCGACCTCAGCGTCGAGATCGTCACCGCCACCCGGCAGGCGGCCCCCACGCGCTCCGGCACCGACATCGAGGTCGTCGTGGCCGTGCCGCAGGTGCACCGGGCCCAGGTGGTGCCGCTGGGGGAGTACGAGCTGGGGATGTACGCCGCCCCGGGCTACCTCGCGGAGCACGGCACGCCGACCTCGATCGACGACCTCGCCGGGCACGGCCTGGTCTACTTCGCCGACTCGATGCTCCAGGTCGACGAGCTCGACGCCCCGCGCCGGCTCGTCCCGGGGATGGTCGACGCGCTGACGTCGACCAACGTGTTCGTCCACGTCGAGGCCACCCGCGCCGGCGCCGGCGTCGGCTTCCTGCCGTGCTTCATGGCCGACCGGCACGACGACCTCGTGCGGGTCCTGCCCGACCTCGTGGCCGAGCGGCTCGTCTACTGGATGGTCGTGCGCCGCGAGGGGCTGCGCCAGCCGACGGTCGCGGCGGTCGTCGGGGCGCTGCGCGAGGCGGTCGCCACGATGGCGCCGGTGCTCCTGCCCAGCACCCGCGGCCCGGCCGGCACGTGATCAGCCCCCCGTCTCGACACCCCACATGTTGCTGCTTCCTGACCGGTCCGCGGTCCGGCGGCCGCCCGGGGTGGTGTCAGGAAGCAGCAACAGGTGGGGTTCTCAGGCCTCCGGGTCCCAGCTGAGCAGCCGCACCCGGCTCACGTGGTCGACGTGCTCGTGCATCGCGGCGGCGGCCCCCGCGGCGTCGCCCCGGCGGATCGCCGCGAGCACCGCCTCGTGGTCGGCGAGCGACTGCTCCGGGCGGCCCGGCTGGCGCAGCGACTCGTGCCGGCTCTCGGCGATGCGGTCGCGGATCTCGTCGTAGAACGCGGCCAGCAGCCGGCTGCGCGCGGCGGCGACGACGGCGCCGTGGAAGAGCCGGTCGCCCTCCTCGGGCGGCTCACCTGCGGCGACCTGCTCGCGCATCACCCGCAGCGCGTCCTCCATCGCCGCCAGGTCCGCGTCCGTACGACGCCCCGCGGCCAGCGCCGCGAGCTTGGTCTCCAGGGCGTCGCGGGCGTCGAGGACGTCCGGCAGGAGGCGGCGGCGGGTGACGAGGTCGCCGTACGGCTCGCCGTCGAGGCTGTCGCGGCGCAGGTAGACGCCGCCCCCGTGCCGGGTCTCGACGAGGCCCTGGACCTCGAGGGCGACGATCGCCTGGGCGACCGAGGCGCGGCTGACGCCGAGCCGGGCGGCGAGATCGCGCTCGGCGGGCAGCCGGCTGCCGGCGGTGAGGCCGGCCTCCTGGGCGTGGGCGCGCAGGCGGTCGACGACCTGCTCGTAGAGACGGCCCTTGGTGACCGGTCGCAACGCGTCGCCCACCGCGGCCTCCTCGCCCGGGTCCGTGGAGGCCCTTGACAGGCCCGTCCCTCGGGAGCAAGGTACCCGGCTGACGGCAAAGAGGCCAAGTGGCTCAGCCACTGCTCCGGAAGGTGACCCCATGAGCGGACAACCCGCCCACCCCACGCTCGACCCCGCCACCGCCCGCAGCCACCAGCGTCGGGCCGTCCTGGCCAGCACGGTCGGGACGACGATCGAGTGGTACGACTTCTTCCTCTACGGCTCGGCGGCGGCGCTCGTCTTCCCCAAGCTGTTCTTCCCGGGCGAGAGCGACTTCGCCGGCGTGCTGGCCTCGTTCGGCACGCTCTTCGTCGGCTTCGCCGCCCGCCCGGTCGGTGCCGCGATCTTCGGCCACTACGGCGACCGGGTCGGGCGCAAGGCGACGCTGGTGACGACGCTCGTCCTCATGGGCGCGGCGACCTTCCTCATCGGCTGCCTCCCGCCGTACTCCTCGGCCGGCGTCCTCGCGCCGATCCTGCTGACCCTGCTGCGCGTCGCGCAGGGCATCGGCGTCGGCGGCGAGTGGGGCGGCTCGGTCCTCATGGCCATGGAGTGGGGGTCGAAGAAGCGTCGCGGCCTCATGGCCAGCTACCCGCAGCTCGGGGTGCCGATCGGCCTGCTGCTCGCGACGGCGATGCTCAAGTGGATGAGCTCGATCATGTCCCCGGAATCCTTCGACGCGTGGGGCTGGCGGATCCCGTTCCTCGTCAGCGCGATCCTCGTCGGGGTCGGGCTCTACGTGCGGCTGCGGGTCATGGAGTCGCCGGAGTTCTCCGCGGTGAAGAAGACGGAGAAGGTGGCCAAGCGGCCGTTCGTCGAGGTGCTCAAGGAGCACCCGCTGGAGATCATCACCTCCGCCTTCGTCCGCATGGCCGAGCAGGCACCGTTCTACCTCTTCATCACCTTCGTGCTGACCTACGGCACCAAGGTCGCCAAGCTGCCGCGCGGTGACCTGCTCAACTACACACTCGTCGCCGCCTCGCTCGGCTTCATCACCGTGCCGCTCTTCGGGTTCCTCTCGGACAAGCTCGGCCGGCGGCTGACCTACGGCGTCGGCATCGTCGCCGTCGCGCTCTACGCGTTCCCCTACTACGGCCTGCTCAACACCGGCACGGGCGGGGCGGCGCTGCTGGCCATCGTCCTGTCGCTCGTCTTCCACGACATCATGTACGGCCCCCAGGCCGCGCTCATCGCCGAGAGCTTCGGGACCAACCTGCGCTACAGCGGCGCGGGCATCGGCTACCAGCTCGCGTCGGTCATCGCCGGCGGTCCGGCCCCGCTCATCGCGGCGGCCATCTTCGAGAAGACCGGCAGCAGCACCGGCATCAGCCTCTACATCATCGGCTGCTGCGTGCTGTCGATGATCGCGCTGCTGCTCATGCCTCGCACGACGCAGCGGCGCGAGGAGGAGGCCGAGCGCGCGGCCGCGCCGGTGGCGTCGTGACCCGTCCAGACGGCGAGGGGGAGGACCAGCCGCCGTACGACGCCGCGAAGGCGTGGGCGACGCGCGAGGGCGCCCTCGGGGGCCTGCGGGTCCTCGACCTCACCCGCATCCTGTCGGGGCCGTTCGCGTCGATGGTGCTGGCTGACCTCGGCGCCGACGTCATCAAGATCGAGGACACCCGCGGCGGCGACGACACGCGCCGGTGGGGGCCGCCGTTCCAGGGCGAGGACGCGGCGTACTACCACGCGGTCAACCGCAACAAGCGGTCGCTGGCGGTCGACCTCAAGACGCCGGAGGGGCTCTCGCTCGTGCGGTCGTTGGCGCTGTCGGCGGACGTCGTGCTGGAGAACTTCCGGCCGGGGACGGCCGACCGGCTCGGGCTGGGGTACGACGAGCTGTCGACGGCGAACCCGCGGCTGGTCTACGGGTCGGTGAGCGGGTTCGGCCAGACCGGGCCGGACAGTCGGCGCGCGGGGTACGACGCCATCGCCCAGGCCATGTCGGGGGTCATGGGTCTGACGGGGCCGGCGGGCGGTGAGCCGGTGCGCTTCGGGGTGGCGGGGGCCGACCTCGGCGCGGGGATGTGGGTGGTCATCGGGGTCCTCGCGGCCCTGCGTTCTCGGGACACGACCGGGCGGGGGCAGCACGTCGACGTCGCGCTGCTCGACGGGATGGTGTCGTGGTTGACCTACGGGGCGCAGAACTACTTCGCGACGGGGAAGCGACCGCACCGGCACGGGTCGGCGCACCCCAACATCGTCCCGTACCAGGCGTTCCCGACCGCCGACGGCGACATCATGGTGGCGGTCGGGAACGACTCGCTGTGGGCGCGGTTCGCGCCGGTCGTCGGGCTGGGCCACCTCGTCGACGACCCGCGGTTCGCGACGAACCCCGACCGGGTGAGCCGGCGCGACGAGCTGCTGCCGATCATCGAGGAGGCGTTCCTGGCGAAGCCGGCGACGGAGTGGGCGGCGCTGCTCGAGGAGGCGGGCGTGCCCGCCGGTCCGGTACACGAGGTCGACGAGGCGCTCGCGCACCCTCAGGTGCTCGCCCGCGACATGGTCGTCGACCTGCCGCACCGCGACCTCGGCGACGTGCGCACGCTGGGGTCGCCGCTCAAGCTGTCGGGGACGCCGACGACGCTGCGGCACGCCAGCCCCGCCTACGCCGAGCACACCCGCGAGCTACTGGCCGCGATGGGTTTGGACGACGCGGCGATCGAAGCGATGGTCGCCTCTGGAGGGGTGCGAGGATGACCGTGGCGGGCTCGGTTGCGGAAAATCAGCGCTAGCTTGAGGACGCACGCCGTCGTTGAAACGTAGAGGGCGGAGCTTGATGAGTGGTCATGAGTTTCGCCGGGAAAGGTGGGGCTGGATGCACTCGTCTGAGGGGTACTCGGTGCGGCTGATGGGGCGCACCGACTTCCGTACTCCGATCGTTCGCGCACTCTCCACATTCTTGCCAGGGGTATGAGAAAGCCTTCGAGCAGTGTCGTTGTTTGGACAAAACCTGTCCAAGACGGCGAGGGGCGATCAAGGACAGAGGTCGCTCGACTGCGTCGTGGAATCGACTTCGCGGGCTGGAAATCCATCAACGCTGCCGAAGGCACGGTGTTCGCTTCAAAGGAACTTGCGGCCGTTGCTTAACCTTTGAGCAGCGAATGGCGCTGTCGTTGAGCGGCTTCCTCAATGTGCCCGAGTCAGGAACGAGTACACCTTGCGGCGCCCGAGGCGCCCGCCCACGGGCTCACTAGTCGGGCAGTGCCGTGGGGCACGACAACGGGCTCGGCACCCGCGCGTCGCGCTACAGGTCGCGGCGCGGTCGCACGAGGCGGACGGCCGCCGACAGACGGCTACCCACGCCGTCACCAGACTGGCCGCCGGTGGCGGAGCCGATGTGCGAGGTCTCGTCGGTCAGCCCCCTCGCCTGACGCGACGCCGTATGGCAGTTCCTGGTAGGCGGGGCAGAAAAACAACCTTGCATTCGTTCATGAGTTGGCTAAAAGGCGTGATCTGAGAGCGACTACATCGCTTTAGCGCCGTCATCCCGGGCCCGTAGGGATTAAAGATTTCTCGTACACTTCGCCACGTCGGGAAAGAGCCAGCACGCTCAGACGCGGTAGTCTGTAAACCTTGAGATCCATACGAGGAGGCTTGTGTTGGCTGGTGAGGGTCTGACCTATATTCAAACGCTGATTTCTGGGGCAGCTGGAGGTATGCTCGCGCTCGTTGGCGAGGTCGTGACGTCCCTCCTGGGCAACCGAAGTGCGCGTTCACGTCAGGAGGCAGAAAAT includes these proteins:
- a CDS encoding CaiB/BaiF CoA transferase family protein: MTRPDGEGEDQPPYDAAKAWATREGALGGLRVLDLTRILSGPFASMVLADLGADVIKIEDTRGGDDTRRWGPPFQGEDAAYYHAVNRNKRSLAVDLKTPEGLSLVRSLALSADVVLENFRPGTADRLGLGYDELSTANPRLVYGSVSGFGQTGPDSRRAGYDAIAQAMSGVMGLTGPAGGEPVRFGVAGADLGAGMWVVIGVLAALRSRDTTGRGQHVDVALLDGMVSWLTYGAQNYFATGKRPHRHGSAHPNIVPYQAFPTADGDIMVAVGNDSLWARFAPVVGLGHLVDDPRFATNPDRVSRRDELLPIIEEAFLAKPATEWAALLEEAGVPAGPVHEVDEALAHPQVLARDMVVDLPHRDLGDVRTLGSPLKLSGTPTTLRHASPAYAEHTRELLAAMGLDDAAIEAMVASGGVRG
- a CDS encoding MFS transporter, which gives rise to MSAPPTPTRPAGPGAGDAPGGAGGTPPGLRRLVGASMAGTVVEWYDFFLYATAATLVFSKVLLPHMDNQYDAVIGAFVTYAVGFLARPLGGVVFGHLGDRLGRKHTLQLTIGLIGAATVAMGCLPTYASIGVWAPILLVLLRFVQGLAIGGEWGGAVLLVAEQAPDRDRAFWASWPQAAVPAGNLLATAVLWVMSRTLSDDAFLAWGWRVAFWLSAVVVLVGALVRRTVSESRLFEEAREAIAHDDRPYGALEVVRRHPRGILVGMGLRFAENILYYLVVSFSIVYLGTGLKMKTASILGVIGIAHLVHFAVIPLVGRLADRVGRRPVYLTGAVLSASWGFIAFPAFGTKQTAVILGAIILGLLFHSLMYAGQPAIMAELFPTRMRYSGVSICYQVTSVLAGSLAPVLATEWLKTTGSWVPTAVYLAVACAVTTVAALALRETRGSSLAALDAADREALTASTPYGATAVTARG
- a CDS encoding FadR/GntR family transcriptional regulator, with the protein product MGDALRPVTKGRLYEQVVDRLRAHAQEAGLTAGSRLPAERDLAARLGVSRASVAQAIVALEVQGLVETRHGGGVYLRRDSLDGEPYGDLVTRRRLLPDVLDARDALETKLAALAAGRRTDADLAAMEDALRVMREQVAAGEPPEEGDRLFHGAVVAAARSRLLAAFYDEIRDRIAESRHESLRQPGRPEQSLADHEAVLAAIRRGDAAGAAAAMHEHVDHVSRVRLLSWDPEA
- a CDS encoding MFS transporter; this translates as MSGQPAHPTLDPATARSHQRRAVLASTVGTTIEWYDFFLYGSAAALVFPKLFFPGESDFAGVLASFGTLFVGFAARPVGAAIFGHYGDRVGRKATLVTTLVLMGAATFLIGCLPPYSSAGVLAPILLTLLRVAQGIGVGGEWGGSVLMAMEWGSKKRRGLMASYPQLGVPIGLLLATAMLKWMSSIMSPESFDAWGWRIPFLVSAILVGVGLYVRLRVMESPEFSAVKKTEKVAKRPFVEVLKEHPLEIITSAFVRMAEQAPFYLFITFVLTYGTKVAKLPRGDLLNYTLVAASLGFITVPLFGFLSDKLGRRLTYGVGIVAVALYAFPYYGLLNTGTGGAALLAIVLSLVFHDIMYGPQAALIAESFGTNLRYSGAGIGYQLASVIAGGPAPLIAAAIFEKTGSSTGISLYIIGCCVLSMIALLLMPRTTQRREEEAERAAAPVAS
- a CDS encoding LysR family transcriptional regulator yields the protein MAKEAPAVCENADPASSVRGSAPSPDLLLVLLEVARSGRYTAAAATLGIDHTTVARRIAALEKAAGGRVLARSAGGWALTPLGERLAVVGQQVADVLRGVGPDGAVVDAVAGTVRVTATDGFSAYIASPAVAALRREHPDLSVEIVTATRQAAPTRSGTDIEVVVAVPQVHRAQVVPLGEYELGMYAAPGYLAEHGTPTSIDDLAGHGLVYFADSMLQVDELDAPRRLVPGMVDALTSTNVFVHVEATRAGAGVGFLPCFMADRHDDLVRVLPDLVAERLVYWMVVRREGLRQPTVAAVVGALREAVATMAPVLLPSTRGPAGT